The Paenibacillus sp. YPG26 genome includes a window with the following:
- a CDS encoding general stress protein, with protein sequence MAKLIIGVFKTSQDTSIVIDELKKADLGEKEVSVLSCKIKHMHKISENTDMGEPQAGNGGKSVFGMLKNVTAEIEDEPVELIATGSAARKMAGTKVGEGTDDFIVALMGAGVPREDASQYEEHLIQGHMIVMVECKPEQADRVANIFTQHQVVGIE encoded by the coding sequence ATGGCAAAGCTGATTATTGGAGTATTCAAGACATCACAGGATACGTCCATTGTGATTGATGAGCTTAAGAAAGCGGACTTGGGTGAGAAGGAAGTATCTGTGTTGTCATGCAAGATCAAGCATATGCATAAGATTTCCGAGAATACAGATATGGGTGAGCCCCAAGCGGGCAATGGGGGAAAAAGTGTATTCGGCATGCTGAAGAATGTGACTGCGGAGATTGAAGATGAGCCCGTTGAACTGATTGCAACCGGTTCAGCGGCCAGGAAGATGGCTGGAACCAAGGTCGGCGAGGGTACTGATGACTTTATTGTCGCTCTGATGGGGGCAGGAGTTCCCCGGGAGGATGCCAGTCAGTATGAAGAACACTTGATTCAAGGACATATGATTGTTATGGTGGAATGCAAGCCGGAGCAGGCTGACCGGGTGGCTAATATTTTCACACAGCATCAGGTGGTAGGAATAGAATAG
- a CDS encoding HD domain-containing protein — translation MKQVKAFVDGEEIIGFYLLKSVGIKQTNGAAPKDYLDLILADPSGEISAKFWDATHTDKETFFAPMLVKVKGLVHTYRDKLQFKISQIRPASPDDGHHITDFIRSAPVAPNDLVYAITSAAASIQDEELRWIVDECIQKVGDKLLHYPAAKGMHHNFYAGLAYHVVRMLELAEFIVMQRPFLNRDLLVAGIILHDIAKTEELTAELGIVSEYSFTGKLIGHISLAVNWITEAALRKGMDISSEKIVMLQHLILSHHNLGEWGSPVQPQLPEALALHLIDQLDAKMQAAEDAIDTMADPGGWTPPIRALENKPLYRRKQT, via the coding sequence ATGAAACAGGTTAAGGCATTTGTGGATGGGGAAGAAATTATTGGATTCTACCTGCTGAAGTCCGTAGGGATCAAGCAGACGAACGGAGCGGCACCCAAGGACTATCTCGATTTGATTCTTGCCGACCCGTCAGGGGAAATTTCAGCCAAGTTCTGGGATGCGACACACACGGACAAAGAAACCTTCTTCGCGCCTATGCTGGTTAAGGTGAAAGGGCTGGTTCACACTTACCGGGATAAGCTGCAGTTCAAGATCTCCCAGATTCGGCCTGCTTCCCCGGATGATGGTCATCATATAACCGATTTCATCAGGTCGGCGCCCGTCGCCCCGAATGATCTGGTGTATGCCATTACAAGCGCTGCCGCCAGCATTCAGGATGAGGAGCTTCGCTGGATCGTAGATGAATGCATCCAGAAGGTGGGGGATAAGCTTCTACATTATCCGGCGGCAAAGGGAATGCATCATAATTTCTACGCGGGTCTTGCATATCATGTCGTTCGGATGCTTGAGCTTGCTGAGTTCATCGTCATGCAGCGGCCGTTCCTGAACCGTGATCTGCTCGTCGCCGGTATTATTCTTCATGATATCGCCAAGACCGAAGAGTTAACCGCTGAGCTTGGGATCGTCTCTGAATACAGCTTTACAGGTAAGCTGATTGGTCACATCTCGCTTGCAGTGAACTGGATTACAGAAGCAGCATTACGCAAAGGCATGGATATCAGCTCCGAGAAAATCGTTATGCTTCAGCACCTGATTCTCTCCCATCATAATCTTGGAGAATGGGGAAGCCCGGTTCAGCCTCAGCTGCCGGAAGCCTTGGCCCTTCACTTGATTGACCAGCTGGATGCCAAAATGCAGGCTGCCGAGGATGCAATTGATACGATGGCCGATCCTGGAGGTTGGACGCCGCCTATACGTGCGCTGGAGAATAAGCCGCTGTATCGGCGCAAGCAAACATAA
- a CDS encoding PH domain-containing protein has product MAIFGKKVNSIENGYEDLLIDDETIESVHTLFKNQAVLTNMRVIFEERESLNEMSLSFIVSIPYSKINAIALERKGFTSTNRLIISTGAKEYKLMFNLIEDVLKFQKSLSTFIFT; this is encoded by the coding sequence ATGGCGATATTCGGGAAGAAAGTAAATAGCATTGAGAATGGTTATGAAGATCTGCTCATAGACGATGAGACTATTGAATCAGTACATACACTTTTTAAAAACCAAGCAGTATTAACAAATATGAGAGTAATATTTGAAGAGCGAGAATCTCTTAATGAGATGAGTTTATCATTTATTGTATCTATTCCTTACTCTAAGATTAATGCCATAGCATTAGAAAGAAAGGGTTTTACAAGTACAAATAGGTTGATAATATCTACTGGTGCAAAAGAATATAAATTGATGTTTAACTTAATTGAAGATGTGTTGAAATTTCAAAAGTCACTAAGTACGTTTATTTTCACTTAG